The Leclercia sp. AS011 genomic interval CTCTATCTGTCCATGTACTGGCGTCTGGAGCAGGGACCCGCTGCCGCCATTGGTCTGAGCCTGGTGATTGGTATTGTGCTGGCAGAGGTTCTGCAATCCCTTGGGGCTGAGGACGTGCGGGTGAAGTGGCCAAACGATCTCTATCTTAAGGATCGCAAACTGGCCGGTATCCTGGTTGAACTGACGGGTAAAACCGGCGATGCAGCGCAGATCGTGATGGGAGCCGGGATCAACCTGGTGATGCGTAACGTGCAGGCGGATGAGATCAATCAGGGCTGGATCAACCTGCAGGAAGCGGGGATCGCTATCGATCGTAACGTCCTTGCGGTGCAGGTTATCAACGAGCTGCGCCACTCGCTGAGAATTTTCGAACAGGAGGGCTTAGCGCCGTTCCTGCCTCGCTGGGAGAAACTGGATAATTTTGTTCACCGTCCGGTGAAGTTGATTATTGGCGATAAAGAGATCTACGGCACCTCGCGCGGTATCAACGAGCAGGGTGCGCTGCTGCTGGAGCAGGAGGGTGTGATTAAGCCGTGGGTTGGCGGGGAGATTTCCCTGCGCAGCGCCGAATAACAGGCCGGGAGCCGCTGTCTCCTGGTCAGCCATACCGCCGCTTAGCCCCTGTGCGAAGCGGCAACCAGAATAATCCCTAAACGGTTGGTTACACTCTCTTAAACACATCACGATAAGGTATACTCTGAAAGCAGCGGGGTAACAGTTGATTAACCTGCGTTTCGCGTTTCTGGAGATTCATTTTGCGTGTCAGCCGCTCTTTAACTATCAAACAAATGGCGATGGTGACTGCCGTCACCATGGTGTTTGTTTTTGTCTTTTGCGTCATTTTGCTGTTTCATGCCATTCAGCAGAATCGCTACAACACGGCTTCGCAACTCGAAAGTATTGCCCGCTCAATCCGGGAGCCCCTTTCTGCTGCCATTC includes:
- the birA gene encoding bifunctional biotin--[acetyl-CoA-carboxylase] ligase/biotin operon repressor BirA, which produces MKDHTVPLKLIAILADGDFHSGEQLGEQLGMSRAAINKHIQTLRDWGVDVFTVPGKGYSLPEPVQLLNEAFIHSQIADNSVTVLPVIDSTNQYLLDRLNELKSGDSCVAEYQQAGRGRRGRKWFSPFGANLYLSMYWRLEQGPAAAIGLSLVIGIVLAEVLQSLGAEDVRVKWPNDLYLKDRKLAGILVELTGKTGDAAQIVMGAGINLVMRNVQADEINQGWINLQEAGIAIDRNVLAVQVINELRHSLRIFEQEGLAPFLPRWEKLDNFVHRPVKLIIGDKEIYGTSRGINEQGALLLEQEGVIKPWVGGEISLRSAE